A stretch of the Streptomyces sp. WMMB303 genome encodes the following:
- the casA gene encoding type I-E CRISPR-associated protein Cse1/CasA, with the protein MPSSFPLADSPWLSLPPASGGPAAEHGLRHTLLEAHALGELVVSSPTQRSAALRQLLLPVVVDALGRPADEREWVRWFEAGRWSEEQRRCLDAYLDEHAFDLFHPQRPFAQVPGLRTAKNETKGAGLLVATEATGNNVPLFAARTEGEPPKLSPSQAALWLLHAHCWDTAAIKTGAVGDPKVKAGKTTGNPTGPLGQMGVTLPTGRTLYETLLLNIPVGPPLRSDDLPQWKRADVFTPQWQERLPAGLLEVWTWQSRRIRLIPEETAEGVRVTRVVVAAGDRMPHTPELDPHTMWRLEPTGKPRAGTSRKGKTVPPRRPLRMQPGKAAWRGLDALLAPERQARDARENTAGFATSILLDQAGAVRADLGDDFPLRVELTGMAYGNQSAVVEDVMFDALPLPLAALGADTFAHAAVLEVAEQAEELAQAVNRLSADLRRAMGAEPIPWDKGQRPGELLLHALDPLVRRLLAGLRRVGADIDAIEAGQLAWEQLALRRAWEIADRLLQTVPLAAYAGRTISQGEGRQDRTYRASLAEASFTNRCNEILHRATEDRREASRPHTPGDDDV; encoded by the coding sequence ATGCCTTCTTCGTTCCCGTTAGCCGACTCCCCATGGCTGTCGCTGCCCCCAGCATCGGGTGGCCCGGCGGCCGAGCACGGTCTGCGCCACACACTGTTGGAGGCCCACGCCTTGGGCGAACTGGTGGTCAGTTCGCCCACGCAACGGTCGGCAGCCCTGCGCCAGTTGCTGCTTCCGGTGGTTGTCGATGCCTTGGGGCGTCCCGCTGATGAGCGAGAGTGGGTGCGCTGGTTCGAGGCCGGCCGGTGGTCCGAGGAACAGCGCAGGTGCCTCGATGCCTATCTCGACGAGCACGCATTCGATCTCTTTCACCCCCAGCGTCCTTTCGCCCAGGTGCCGGGCCTGCGTACGGCGAAGAACGAGACGAAGGGGGCGGGCCTGCTTGTCGCGACCGAAGCCACCGGCAATAACGTGCCGCTCTTCGCTGCCCGCACGGAGGGCGAGCCCCCGAAACTGAGCCCTTCCCAGGCCGCTCTCTGGCTGCTGCACGCGCACTGCTGGGACACCGCCGCCATCAAGACCGGCGCAGTAGGGGACCCGAAGGTAAAAGCAGGGAAGACCACAGGCAATCCCACGGGCCCGTTGGGGCAGATGGGCGTCACGCTGCCGACCGGCCGCACCCTCTACGAGACGCTGCTGTTGAACATTCCCGTCGGCCCGCCGCTGCGCTCGGATGACCTGCCGCAGTGGAAACGCGCTGACGTGTTCACACCTCAGTGGCAGGAGCGCCTGCCCGCCGGCCTGCTGGAGGTGTGGACCTGGCAGTCCCGCCGCATCCGCCTGATCCCCGAAGAGACAGCCGAGGGGGTCCGGGTGACCAGGGTCGTCGTCGCGGCCGGCGACCGGATGCCACACACACCTGAACTCGACCCGCACACCATGTGGCGGCTCGAACCCACCGGCAAGCCGCGTGCCGGCACGTCACGTAAAGGGAAGACCGTACCGCCACGCCGGCCGCTGCGCATGCAACCGGGCAAGGCGGCCTGGCGGGGCCTGGATGCACTCCTGGCTCCTGAGCGCCAGGCGAGGGACGCCCGTGAGAACACGGCAGGGTTCGCCACCAGCATCCTCCTGGACCAGGCCGGTGCGGTCCGGGCCGACCTCGGGGACGACTTCCCCCTTCGGGTCGAGCTGACGGGCATGGCCTACGGCAATCAGTCCGCCGTCGTCGAGGACGTCATGTTCGACGCGCTGCCCCTGCCGCTCGCTGCGCTGGGGGCCGACACTTTCGCACACGCCGCTGTGCTGGAGGTAGCAGAACAGGCCGAAGAACTGGCCCAGGCCGTCAACCGTCTCTCAGCAGATCTGCGGCGCGCCATGGGCGCGGAACCCATCCCCTGGGACAAAGGCCAGCGCCCCGGTGAACTTCTCCTGCACGCCCTGGACCCGCTGGTGCGCCGCCTCCTGGCAGGACTGCGCCGTGTGGGCGCAGACATCGATGCGATCGAGGCCGGGCAGCTCGCGTGGGAACAACTGGCCCTTCGACGGGCCTGGGAGATCGCCGATCGCCTGCTGCAGACCGTACCCCTGGCGGCCTACGCGGGCCGCACCATCTCCCAGGGCGAAGGCCGGCAGGACCGCACGTACCGCGCCTCGTTGGCCGAAGCGTCCTTCACCAATCGCTGCAACGAGATCCTCCACCGGGCCACCGAAGACCGCCGAGAGGCGAGCCGCCCGCATACGCCGGGAGATGACGATGTCTGA
- the cas5e gene encoding type I-E CRISPR-associated protein Cas5/CasD, whose amino-acid sequence MTSREPGPVLLLRLAGPLQSWGDRSAYNRRETRPEPTKSGIIGLLAAAAGRPRQANLDDLAGLDLGIRIDRPGSLLRDYHTVSDYRGRPLPSAAVTAKGRQKPTSPAKHTHITQRYYLQDAVFLAAVTGPEPLVTALDHALRHPAFPLALGRRSCTPAQPMNLGLRTGTLEEALREAPWQAPRRIIKRWGREHGNADRIDLPATLDDPTGEDVRDDVPVSFAPKNRAYTTRHVRHAYLSAPTGLIPDPTAPPTANGGHDPFALLGW is encoded by the coding sequence GTGACCTCCCGCGAGCCCGGCCCCGTCCTGCTGCTACGGCTCGCCGGGCCCCTGCAGTCCTGGGGCGACCGCAGCGCCTACAACCGACGCGAAACCCGCCCCGAGCCCACCAAGTCCGGCATCATCGGCCTGCTCGCAGCCGCAGCCGGCCGCCCGCGCCAGGCGAACCTCGACGACCTGGCCGGCCTGGACCTGGGCATTCGCATCGACCGGCCGGGCAGCCTGCTGCGTGATTACCACACCGTCAGCGACTACCGAGGACGTCCGCTGCCCTCTGCCGCAGTCACCGCCAAAGGACGCCAGAAACCCACCTCACCCGCCAAGCACACCCACATCACCCAGCGCTACTACCTTCAGGACGCAGTCTTCCTCGCCGCCGTCACCGGCCCCGAGCCACTGGTGACCGCACTCGACCACGCCCTGCGCCACCCAGCCTTCCCCCTCGCGCTCGGACGCCGCTCCTGCACCCCGGCCCAGCCCATGAACCTGGGCCTGCGCACCGGCACGCTGGAGGAGGCACTACGAGAAGCGCCCTGGCAGGCACCCCGCCGGATCATCAAGCGATGGGGCCGCGAGCACGGCAACGCCGACCGCATCGACCTCCCCGCGACCCTCGACGACCCGACGGGAGAGGACGTACGGGACGACGTACCGGTCTCCTTCGCCCCGAAGAACCGGGCCTACACCACCCGTCACGTACGACACGCCTACCTCAGCGCACCCACCGGACTCATCCCCGACCCCACCGCACCGCCGACCGCCAACGGCGGCCACGACCCCTTCGCCCTCCTGGGCTGGTGA
- the casB gene encoding type I-E CRISPR-associated protein Cse2/CasB gives MSETDHRTQRIWNKYIATDGTWHRKEGTAAEKRPPGEDLALLRRGLSRPAGTVLPMFAFYTCPVDDFAARRGEVSAEQEAEHAALALFGLHQQSKERPMHRGGVSLGRAMRALRHHDRSSSEAVDSRFEQAFSATAPETLHYRLRGLITQLKGIDQPLDYDRLCEDLYAWRRPPSRSRVRRRWGLDYYGWTQARSGKTETAPAGSPTTAPS, from the coding sequence ATGTCTGAGACCGACCACCGCACGCAGCGCATCTGGAACAAGTACATCGCTACGGACGGCACGTGGCACCGCAAAGAGGGTACGGCCGCCGAGAAGCGCCCACCAGGCGAAGATCTGGCCCTCCTGCGCCGGGGCTTGAGCCGTCCCGCCGGCACAGTGCTGCCCATGTTCGCCTTCTACACCTGCCCCGTCGACGACTTCGCCGCACGGCGCGGCGAGGTCTCGGCCGAGCAGGAGGCCGAACACGCAGCCCTGGCACTGTTCGGCCTGCATCAGCAGAGCAAAGAGCGTCCCATGCACCGCGGCGGCGTCTCCCTCGGCCGTGCCATGCGCGCGCTGCGTCATCACGACCGCTCCAGTTCGGAGGCCGTCGACTCACGCTTCGAGCAAGCATTCTCGGCGACCGCGCCCGAGACCCTGCACTACCGGCTGCGGGGCCTGATCACGCAGCTCAAGGGCATCGATCAGCCGCTCGACTACGACCGGCTCTGCGAGGACCTCTATGCCTGGCGGCGTCCGCCTTCCCGCTCCCGTGTACGCCGGCGCTGGGGCCTGGACTACTACGGCTGGACCCAGGCCCGGAGTGGCAAGACCGAGACCGCTCCTGCCGGATCTCCCACCACCGCCCCTTCTTGA
- a CDS encoding ABC transporter ATP-binding protein, with protein sequence MRFVDVTGSREAAGRSIRMRDMARRLPQLVRRSLSLAWRVDRRATVGLLLCQTASGVTQALGLVAISGTLTALLRSGDVYQRILEAWPSVALLAGAAGVRALLGITVNWLSSRLGPLMTREAEQMLLAGCAEAELRAYDDPDFNRDREAADRGAQVTGDLINEGQDLIASSASFVAGAVVLAGVHWVLLPLLVAASLPQAIAQISAARVRYLANLRSNGDYRMLGVLRWHIYTKHAADQIRAGTMAGFLTGRYRQTVARINREDRAAADKGARMSVLGAMCGGLGSALVWAAVVVLLATGRISVGHAGTAVFALQTVGQSVRGLVSVGARAVRTGLYMDDWSNFLTKAGGFRMRRGKHRPEPPKTIEIKAVTHRYAGKGSDALSDVSLTLRRGEVTALVGFNGSGKSTLSNLACGLYLPTDGEVLWDGTPTGEADPQALWQRVALVPQDYAQWPLTARENITLGQPSPRGDEAVHRACAAAGADEVVDKLGAGLDTLLAREWLNGEELSGGQWQRIALARAFFRPGGLLVLDEPTANLDPRAEFQVFQRLRDLAKDRAVLLVTHRIANVAVADRIVVLDEGRIIQEGTYRELAHQEGLFRELLSYQVTSEPDGKEPDWHP encoded by the coding sequence ATGCGGTTCGTCGACGTCACCGGCAGCCGCGAAGCGGCCGGCCGCTCGATCCGGATGCGCGACATGGCCCGGCGCCTGCCGCAGTTGGTACGCCGCTCGCTGTCGCTGGCCTGGCGAGTCGACCGGCGCGCCACCGTCGGCCTCCTGCTGTGCCAGACAGCCTCCGGGGTGACGCAGGCCCTGGGGCTGGTCGCGATCAGCGGCACTCTCACCGCGTTGCTGCGCAGTGGGGACGTCTACCAGCGGATTCTGGAGGCGTGGCCCTCGGTGGCCCTGCTCGCCGGTGCCGCCGGCGTACGCGCGCTGCTGGGGATCACCGTCAACTGGCTTTCCTCCCGGCTCGGCCCGCTCATGACCCGCGAGGCCGAGCAGATGCTGCTGGCCGGCTGCGCCGAGGCGGAGCTGCGGGCCTACGATGATCCCGACTTCAACCGCGACCGCGAAGCAGCCGACCGCGGCGCCCAGGTCACCGGGGACCTGATCAACGAGGGGCAGGACCTGATCGCCTCCTCCGCGTCCTTCGTCGCCGGGGCCGTGGTGCTGGCCGGGGTGCACTGGGTGCTGCTTCCGCTCCTGGTGGCGGCCAGCCTCCCGCAGGCCATTGCCCAGATCAGCGCCGCCCGGGTGCGGTATCTGGCCAACCTCCGCTCCAACGGGGACTACCGGATGCTGGGCGTGCTGCGCTGGCACATCTACACCAAGCACGCCGCCGACCAGATTCGCGCAGGCACCATGGCCGGCTTCCTCACCGGCCGCTACCGGCAGACCGTCGCCCGCATCAACCGCGAAGACCGCGCCGCGGCCGACAAAGGCGCCCGCATGTCCGTGCTCGGCGCCATGTGTGGAGGTCTCGGGTCAGCCCTCGTATGGGCGGCCGTCGTGGTGCTGCTGGCCACCGGCCGTATCAGCGTCGGGCACGCCGGAACGGCCGTCTTCGCCCTGCAGACGGTGGGGCAGTCGGTCCGCGGCCTGGTGAGCGTCGGGGCCCGCGCCGTGCGCACCGGGCTGTACATGGACGACTGGAGCAACTTCCTGACGAAGGCCGGCGGATTCCGCATGCGCCGGGGCAAGCACCGGCCCGAGCCACCGAAGACGATCGAGATCAAAGCCGTCACCCACCGCTATGCGGGCAAGGGCAGCGACGCGCTGTCCGATGTCTCGCTCACCCTTCGCCGGGGCGAAGTCACCGCGCTGGTCGGCTTCAATGGCTCGGGCAAGTCCACGCTCTCGAACCTGGCCTGCGGCCTTTATCTGCCCACCGACGGCGAGGTGCTGTGGGACGGCACCCCGACCGGCGAGGCCGACCCGCAGGCGCTGTGGCAGCGGGTCGCCCTGGTGCCGCAGGACTACGCGCAGTGGCCGCTCACCGCGCGCGAGAACATCACCCTCGGCCAGCCCTCGCCGCGCGGCGACGAGGCAGTTCACCGGGCGTGCGCGGCCGCCGGTGCCGACGAGGTCGTCGACAAGCTCGGCGCCGGCCTGGACACCCTCCTCGCCCGCGAGTGGCTCAACGGAGAGGAACTCAGCGGCGGCCAGTGGCAACGAATCGCGCTGGCCCGGGCGTTCTTCCGCCCAGGCGGGCTGCTGGTCCTCGACGAGCCGACCGCGAACCTCGACCCGCGCGCCGAATTCCAGGTCTTTCAGCGGCTGCGGGACCTCGCCAAGGACCGGGCCGTACTGCTGGTCACCCACCGCATCGCCAACGTCGCCGTGGCCGACCGCATCGTGGTGCTCGACGAAGGCCGGATCATCCAGGAGGGCACCTACCGGGAGCTCGCCCACCAGGAGGGCCTGTTCCGGGAACTGCTCTCCTACCAAGTCACCTCAGAACCCGACGGCAAAGAGCCCGACTGGCACCCATGA
- the cas6e gene encoding type I-E CRISPR-associated protein Cas6/Cse3/CasE, whose amino-acid sequence MPFLSRIRINPLRAESRKLLTSPRAMHAAVQGGLPGTPDEERTLWRLDDDNPHRPHLFVLTSSRPDWTHLVEAAGWPDADGEHHAIRDYKPLLDQLALGREFAFRLTANPVQNTNRPAKPTPRQAERLAAGERRSFRLGHRTATTQLAWFLTRTHRWGFEIPQAPALEDTHNTEGEAPHDVRIIARDRRSFRKEPSSKEARVVMHAVTFEGRLRITDAATFTEKLLGGIGPSKAYGCGLLTLAPLATRN is encoded by the coding sequence ATGCCCTTCCTCTCCCGCATCCGCATCAACCCCCTGCGCGCAGAGAGCCGCAAACTGCTGACCAGCCCCCGCGCCATGCACGCCGCCGTCCAAGGAGGACTCCCCGGCACACCCGACGAAGAACGCACGCTCTGGCGGCTGGACGACGACAACCCCCACCGCCCCCACCTATTCGTCCTCACCAGCTCCCGCCCGGACTGGACCCACCTCGTCGAGGCCGCCGGCTGGCCCGACGCGGACGGCGAGCACCACGCCATACGCGACTACAAACCGCTGCTGGACCAACTCGCCCTCGGCCGCGAGTTCGCCTTCCGGCTGACCGCGAACCCCGTCCAGAACACCAACCGCCCCGCCAAACCCACCCCCCGCCAGGCCGAGCGCCTGGCCGCCGGCGAACGGCGCAGCTTCCGCCTCGGCCACCGCACCGCCACCACCCAGCTCGCCTGGTTCCTGACCCGCACACACCGCTGGGGCTTCGAAATCCCCCAAGCACCTGCCCTCGAAGACACCCACAACACCGAGGGCGAAGCACCCCACGACGTACGGATCATCGCCAGAGACCGCCGCTCCTTCCGCAAAGAACCCTCATCGAAAGAAGCCCGGGTCGTCATGCACGCCGTCACCTTCGAAGGACGACTACGCATCACCGACGCCGCCACGTTCACCGAAAAACTCCTGGGCGGCATCGGCCCCTCCAAGGCATACGGCTGCGGTCTCCTCACCCTCGCCCCCCTCGCCACAAGGAACTGA
- the cas1e gene encoding type I-E CRISPR-associated endonuclease Cas1e produces MPDIWWKADPQDLHRLADRVSSVYVERSHLDRDENAVVIINKQQTVRVPAAMVAVMLLGPGTRVTHGAIRLLADSGTAICWVGEQGVRMYAAGLGSSRGAGLLQRQAWLVTRPKQRLAVARAMYGQRFPGEDVSGLTMQQLRGREGARVRKIYRTQSQRTGVPWNGRIYKPGDPHAAGDDLNRLLSAANAALYGICHAVITGLGASPGLGFVHTGSALSFVLDIADLYKADYTIPLAFDLAADGLTDERDARLGLRDHIARDKLLNRIIEDVKTLLTPDGTDIDDAEAHLLWDEHLGTVPGGTDWSAEDTHIAVIGPEIDESGPAR; encoded by the coding sequence GTGCCCGACATCTGGTGGAAGGCCGACCCACAAGACCTGCACCGGCTCGCCGACCGCGTCTCCAGCGTGTACGTCGAACGCAGCCACCTGGACCGCGACGAAAACGCCGTCGTCATCATCAACAAACAGCAAACCGTCCGCGTCCCAGCAGCCATGGTCGCCGTCATGCTCCTCGGCCCCGGCACACGCGTCACCCACGGCGCAATCCGCCTGCTCGCCGACTCCGGCACCGCCATCTGCTGGGTCGGCGAACAAGGCGTCCGCATGTACGCCGCCGGCCTTGGCTCCAGCCGCGGAGCCGGACTCCTGCAACGCCAGGCATGGCTCGTCACCCGACCCAAGCAACGCCTCGCCGTCGCCCGCGCCATGTACGGCCAGCGCTTTCCCGGCGAAGACGTCTCCGGCCTGACCATGCAGCAACTCCGCGGCCGGGAAGGAGCCCGCGTCCGCAAGATTTACCGGACCCAGTCACAGCGCACCGGCGTGCCATGGAACGGCCGCATCTACAAACCCGGCGACCCCCACGCTGCCGGAGACGACCTCAACCGCCTGCTGTCCGCAGCCAACGCCGCCCTCTACGGCATCTGCCACGCCGTCATCACCGGGCTCGGCGCCAGCCCCGGCCTCGGCTTCGTCCACACCGGCTCCGCCCTCTCCTTCGTCCTCGACATCGCCGACCTCTACAAAGCCGACTACACCATCCCTCTTGCCTTCGATCTGGCCGCCGACGGCCTCACGGACGAACGTGATGCACGCCTCGGCCTACGTGACCACATCGCCCGGGACAAACTGCTCAACCGCATCATCGAAGACGTCAAGACCCTCCTCACACCAGACGGCACCGACATCGACGACGCCGAAGCACATCTGTTGTGGGACGAGCACCTCGGCACCGTCCCCGGAGGCACCGACTGGTCCGCCGAGGACACCCACATCGCCGTCATCGGCCCCGAAATCGACGAGAGCGGACCCGCCCGATGA
- the cas2e gene encoding type I-E CRISPR-associated endoribonuclease Cas2e — MTVILLIAAPEGLRGHLTRWMVEVNAGVFVGNPSRRIRDRLWELLATRIGDGQAVMVEPAANEQGWATRTAGRDRWRPIDFDGLILSARPRIQPNENTPTPR; from the coding sequence ATGACGGTCATACTCCTCATCGCCGCCCCCGAAGGACTGCGCGGCCACCTCACTCGCTGGATGGTAGAAGTCAACGCCGGAGTCTTCGTCGGCAACCCCAGCCGCCGCATCCGCGACCGACTATGGGAACTGCTGGCCACCCGCATCGGAGACGGCCAAGCAGTCATGGTCGAACCAGCCGCCAACGAACAGGGCTGGGCCACCCGTACCGCAGGTCGCGACCGCTGGCGCCCCATCGACTTCGACGGCCTCATCCTCTCCGCCCGCCCCCGAATCCAACCGAACGAAAACACCCCCACACCGCGATAA
- the cas7e gene encoding type I-E CRISPR-associated protein Cas7/Cse4/CasC, with amino-acid sequence MAPHCFVDVHVVQTVPPANLNRDDQGNPKEAVYGGVRRSRVSSQAWKRATRLHFDAQAPEIERATRTKRILGQLTERIARNNGLETEPAARIATAVLGQLGLSQGKKAGDTAYLLFYGQAQLDAIAALVTGRAAELAALDDKGLAEAATELPVTAALQAGHPMGVALFGRMVADIPALNVDASVQVAHALSTHETQLEFDYFTAVDDENEKEETGAGHIDSIGFNSATLYRYATVGLDQLTANLGGDNDAAFDALDRFVDSFARSAPTGYQNAFAHRTRPSLVAVVVRTDQPVNLVSAFEEPVPAESGIQAASARRLAEEHTTAVRMWGDEPLHTAITHTFTTGDPRTKDTAEALTQAFGTPVAFPELLSGLRARLTQARETA; translated from the coding sequence ATGGCACCGCACTGCTTCGTCGACGTGCACGTCGTACAGACCGTGCCCCCGGCCAACCTGAACCGCGATGATCAGGGAAATCCCAAGGAGGCCGTCTACGGCGGGGTGCGCCGCTCGCGTGTCTCCTCCCAGGCATGGAAGCGTGCCACGCGGCTGCACTTCGACGCCCAGGCCCCCGAGATCGAACGGGCCACACGTACCAAGCGCATCCTGGGCCAGCTCACCGAACGCATCGCCCGAAACAATGGGCTGGAGACAGAGCCCGCGGCACGGATCGCCACCGCGGTGCTCGGCCAGCTCGGCCTGAGCCAGGGCAAGAAGGCGGGCGACACGGCCTACCTTCTCTTCTACGGCCAAGCTCAACTCGACGCCATCGCCGCCCTGGTCACCGGGCGTGCGGCCGAGCTCGCCGCTCTCGACGACAAGGGCCTGGCCGAGGCTGCCACAGAGCTTCCGGTCACCGCGGCACTGCAGGCCGGGCATCCGATGGGCGTCGCACTGTTCGGCCGGATGGTCGCCGACATTCCCGCGCTGAACGTTGATGCTTCCGTACAGGTCGCCCACGCCCTCTCAACCCACGAAACACAACTCGAATTCGACTACTTCACTGCGGTCGACGACGAGAACGAAAAGGAAGAGACCGGCGCCGGGCACATCGACTCCATCGGGTTCAACTCCGCCACCCTCTACCGGTACGCCACCGTCGGCCTTGACCAGCTGACCGCCAACCTCGGAGGCGACAACGACGCCGCGTTCGACGCACTCGACCGGTTCGTCGACAGCTTCGCCCGATCCGCCCCGACCGGCTACCAGAACGCCTTCGCCCACCGCACCCGCCCCAGCCTCGTCGCCGTGGTCGTGCGCACCGACCAGCCCGTCAACCTCGTCTCCGCCTTCGAAGAACCCGTCCCGGCCGAGTCCGGTATCCAGGCCGCATCCGCCCGCCGTCTCGCCGAGGAGCACACCACAGCGGTGCGCATGTGGGGCGACGAGCCTCTCCACACCGCCATCACCCACACCTTCACCACAGGCGATCCCCGCACCAAGGACACCGCAGAGGCCCTCACCCAGGCGTTCGGCACACCGGTCGCCTTCCCCGAACTCCTGTCCGGTCTCCGCGCCCGCCTCACACAGGCAAGGGAGACGGCGTGA